A region from the Lentimonas sp. CC4 genome encodes:
- a CDS encoding MotA/TolQ/ExbB proton channel family protein, which translates to MKYLRRITLIALLCPLLTAHAVSIEQVAQAREAKLEASLQDLRQLRETIHNERLPLAQKLQSLDAQVSELESEVAKVQGLKDNQDLELSSLREKVQHRQRSIDYITRTLIPSHIADIDASLSMGQRQHFGEQIRSYNLEIENINTTELEKLQQSLALIKASLPELNEALGGHAYAGKALTPSSTFETGTFLEVGPLLYFASDQTPTAGLVSSSNHNNAEVLPLDKRQSSDIQAVANNKVGTLAMDYTHGAALAIEATKDSIQEHLVKGGIWVYPILAFAFIATIVSIYKGIQIMTIRHPQPLVIHDIIAKLRANKQDEALAIAEAQPQPARQILSAAIEHSNESVEMVEEVMYEAMLTIHPKLERFLNLIAVTAAAAPLLGLLGTVTGIIKTFRLMTVFGAGDPAPLISGISEALITTELGLILAIPALVMHALLSRKVTGTMAHLEKMSVTFVNGLSRQKIK; encoded by the coding sequence ATGAAATACCTAAGACGCATCACACTCATCGCTCTGCTATGCCCGCTACTCACAGCGCATGCAGTATCCATCGAGCAAGTCGCTCAAGCGCGTGAGGCCAAATTGGAAGCATCCCTCCAAGACCTCAGACAGCTACGCGAAACCATCCACAACGAACGCCTACCACTCGCTCAAAAGCTTCAGTCGCTCGACGCACAAGTCAGTGAACTCGAAAGCGAAGTCGCCAAAGTTCAAGGCCTCAAAGACAATCAAGACTTAGAGCTCAGCTCGCTACGCGAGAAAGTGCAGCATCGGCAGCGATCGATCGATTACATCACTCGCACCTTAATCCCCAGCCACATCGCAGACATCGACGCGAGCCTGAGCATGGGGCAACGCCAACACTTCGGCGAACAGATCCGCAGCTACAACCTAGAGATCGAAAACATCAATACCACTGAGCTCGAAAAGCTACAGCAAAGCCTCGCCTTGATCAAAGCCTCACTCCCTGAGCTCAACGAGGCACTCGGCGGCCATGCCTATGCGGGTAAAGCACTTACCCCCAGCAGCACCTTCGAGACTGGCACCTTTTTGGAGGTAGGCCCGCTGCTCTATTTTGCCTCCGATCAAACACCGACCGCTGGTTTGGTCAGTTCTAGCAATCACAACAACGCCGAAGTGCTGCCACTCGACAAACGTCAGTCCAGCGACATACAGGCAGTCGCCAATAACAAGGTCGGCACCTTAGCCATGGACTACACACATGGTGCAGCCCTCGCGATCGAGGCAACGAAAGACAGCATACAAGAGCACCTAGTCAAAGGTGGCATCTGGGTTTACCCGATCCTCGCCTTCGCCTTCATCGCTACGATTGTTTCGATTTACAAAGGCATCCAGATCATGACCATCCGCCATCCGCAGCCCTTGGTCATCCATGATATCATCGCGAAGCTACGCGCCAATAAACAAGACGAAGCCCTGGCGATCGCCGAAGCGCAGCCACAGCCGGCACGCCAAATCCTATCGGCCGCAATCGAGCATTCCAATGAATCCGTAGAGATGGTCGAAGAGGTGATGTATGAGGCAATGCTCACGATTCATCCAAAACTCGAGCGCTTCCTCAACCTCATCGCTGTCACTGCCGCGGCTGCGCCCTTGCTCGGACTCCTCGGCACGGTGACTGGTATCATTAAAACCTTCCGCCTCATGACAGTATTTGGTGCGGGTGATCCTGCTCCGTTGATTTCAGGCATTTCTGAGGCACTCATCACCACAGAGCTAGGCTTAATCTTGGCAATTCCCGCACTCGTCATGCACGCCCTACTCTCGCGCAAAGTCACAGGCACCATGGCGCACCTAGAGAAAATGTCCGTGACCTTCGTCAACGGTCTCTCGCGTCAGAAAATTAAATAG
- a CDS encoding MotA/TolQ/ExbB proton channel family protein codes for MNSSGDTGLESAIQIWVSGGWLMLPLLLVTLFIYGSALNLFFNVHFHYLLRGKVHAMDGNAIARSKNPDVVLARKLIRYESLTAEDVQRHFTAVRAEYLPFIDRRIKFLGLVIATGPLIGLLGTVSGMLSTFDGMIVADGNRFDGIVNGISEALITTQTGLIISIPAIVILSLIIHRRRTLELAITRLERFNTRLALRSDCPIPKQHPAL; via the coding sequence ATGAATTCCTCAGGCGATACCGGGCTAGAATCAGCCATACAGATATGGGTCAGCGGCGGCTGGCTCATGCTGCCGCTTTTACTAGTCACGCTGTTCATCTATGGCTCCGCACTGAACTTGTTTTTCAATGTGCACTTTCACTACTTACTTCGCGGCAAAGTGCATGCCATGGATGGCAACGCAATCGCCCGATCGAAGAATCCTGACGTCGTCCTCGCTCGAAAACTCATCCGCTACGAATCACTGACTGCTGAAGATGTGCAGCGACACTTCACCGCCGTGCGTGCGGAGTATCTGCCCTTCATTGATCGACGCATTAAATTCCTCGGACTCGTCATCGCCACCGGCCCGCTCATTGGCCTGCTCGGAACAGTTTCTGGGATGCTCTCGACCTTTGATGGAATGATCGTCGCCGACGGCAACCGCTTTGACGGCATCGTCAATGGGATCTCCGAAGCACTGATTACCACACAGACAGGCCTCATCATCTCGATTCCAGCCATCGTCATTCTGTCTCTCATCATACACCGCCGCCGCACACTCGAACTGGCGATCACACGCCTAGAGCGCTTCAACACACGCTTGGCGCTACGCTCGGACTGCCCGATTCCGAAACAACACCCAGCTCTTTAA
- a CDS encoding biopolymer transporter ExbD, whose protein sequence is MKRRRLIYATESNQQEINVSPLIDIVFILLIFFIVTTVFVEETGVEVRRPKAASSQMLEKNSILIAITAEGNVVYGGNEIGVAGVRGTVQRLIKGKMMPVILQVDETVSMELYTEVHDEALKAGAERINLATTDG, encoded by the coding sequence ATGAAACGCCGACGCCTCATTTACGCAACTGAATCGAATCAGCAAGAGATCAATGTCTCTCCATTGATCGATATCGTATTCATCCTCCTTATTTTCTTTATCGTCACCACCGTCTTCGTTGAAGAAACCGGCGTCGAGGTCAGACGCCCCAAAGCTGCGTCCTCGCAAATGCTTGAGAAAAACTCGATCCTCATCGCCATCACCGCAGAAGGCAACGTCGTCTATGGCGGCAACGAAATCGGCGTCGCTGGCGTGCGAGGCACGGTGCAGCGTTTAATCAAAGGCAAGATGATGCCCGTCATTCTCCAAGTGGACGAAACAGTCTCCATGGAGCTCTACACTGAAGTGCATGACGAGGCACTCAAAGCAGGTGCCGAGCGTATCAACCTCGCCACTACAGACGGATAA
- a CDS encoding energy transducer TonB: MQTSHDFPKQQFKWARPLSFAGACILTAGLFWIIPLTQLLDTPTQPDVIVREMTIGKPPRSETPPPPEPTPPKEQPQPNPEIAPKAAPIEIQPLDIDISPGNGDALAMGAPINSALSTNELFEDIEQLFSFEDLAEAPRLINTPSFRFPTSLTRRGVKRGKVIVEIDILPNGSAKLLRIITASHPELEATARQIVRSARFTPPKVNGQPQTVRGRFPIVLDN; the protein is encoded by the coding sequence ATGCAAACGTCACACGATTTTCCGAAGCAGCAATTTAAGTGGGCACGCCCGCTGAGCTTCGCTGGCGCCTGTATTCTCACTGCTGGCCTGTTTTGGATCATTCCGTTGACACAGTTGCTAGATACCCCGACACAGCCCGACGTAATCGTCAGAGAAATGACGATAGGCAAGCCCCCACGCTCTGAAACACCTCCACCGCCGGAGCCCACTCCGCCAAAGGAACAGCCACAACCCAATCCAGAGATCGCTCCCAAGGCTGCGCCCATCGAGATACAACCACTCGACATCGATATCAGCCCAGGCAATGGAGATGCCCTCGCAATGGGCGCTCCGATCAACAGTGCGCTCTCAACCAACGAGTTATTTGAAGATATCGAGCAACTGTTTAGCTTCGAGGATTTGGCTGAAGCACCACGACTCATCAATACGCCGAGCTTCCGATTCCCGACCTCACTCACACGTAGAGGTGTGAAGCGCGGGAAAGTCATCGTCGAGATCGACATTTTGCCCAATGGATCCGCAAAACTACTGCGCATCATCACCGCTTCCCACCCAGAGCTAGAGGCCACCGCGAGACAAATTGTCAGAAGCGCACGCTTCACTCCACCAAAGGTAAATGGCCAGCCACAAACCGTCCGTGGCCGCTTCCCGATTGTTTTAGATAACTAA
- a CDS encoding tetratricopeptide repeat protein, with amino-acid sequence MNTLLQYIRPILICFGLCTQLAFAQSAPFVLSDTGPNSPSYKDRFMANYGVHSEIEPPMAATDRPLYEKVFPLIKTNPRAAIAELNRSMSSNANPAFFFLLGSLQYQTGQLSQSEQSLSKAIDKFPDFRRAHRTLGLLYAQQSRHDAALRTWLKVISLGGGDAQSYGLLGYTYLSQEKYHSALKAYEMARMFQPDSIDFQRGEAQCLLKTGQADRASTLVEELIKAHPTSSDYWRLQANCLLQLGNHDDAILHLEIANDLGAANAQSHFLLGDLYLRTENSRLAQQHYLAALETPNQPSLTSALRPLEYLIARGLIEEADAYLQLLESTITINSDKEREQIALSKADIRMQQGQADQALDLLKQIVERNPINGEALLLIAEIAHTREDYIEAEFQLQRARALPDTQVDALIQLGRLEVDRNDFKAALDYLYSAQSLKPSVRISRYIDAIKAAM; translated from the coding sequence ATGAACACCTTGTTACAATATATACGCCCCATCCTCATATGCTTCGGCCTTTGCACGCAGCTGGCATTTGCACAGAGCGCCCCATTCGTGCTGAGTGACACAGGTCCGAACAGCCCGAGTTACAAAGATCGCTTCATGGCGAACTACGGTGTGCACTCTGAAATCGAACCACCGATGGCAGCCACCGATCGGCCGCTCTATGAGAAAGTGTTCCCTCTCATCAAAACGAACCCACGCGCAGCCATTGCGGAACTAAACCGGTCGATGAGCTCAAACGCGAACCCCGCGTTTTTCTTTTTGCTCGGCAGCTTACAGTATCAAACAGGACAACTCTCACAGTCCGAACAGTCACTCAGCAAAGCGATCGATAAATTTCCCGATTTCAGACGCGCCCACCGAACCTTAGGCCTACTGTATGCGCAACAGAGCAGACATGACGCTGCACTGCGCACGTGGCTCAAGGTAATCTCACTCGGCGGCGGCGATGCGCAAAGCTATGGCTTACTCGGCTACACTTACCTTTCTCAGGAAAAATATCACAGTGCGCTGAAAGCCTATGAAATGGCACGCATGTTTCAGCCTGATAGTATCGACTTTCAAAGAGGCGAAGCACAGTGCCTACTCAAAACAGGACAGGCAGACAGAGCCAGCACACTCGTCGAAGAACTGATCAAAGCACACCCTACCTCCTCGGACTATTGGCGCTTACAGGCAAACTGCTTATTACAACTCGGCAACCACGACGATGCCATCTTACACCTAGAAATTGCCAACGACCTCGGCGCCGCCAATGCACAAAGCCACTTCTTACTCGGCGATTTATACCTACGCACCGAAAACAGTCGCCTCGCACAACAGCACTACCTCGCAGCGCTAGAGACCCCCAATCAGCCCAGCCTCACATCCGCATTACGGCCGCTCGAATATCTGATTGCACGAGGATTAATCGAAGAAGCAGACGCCTACCTACAACTCCTAGAAAGCACGATCACAATCAACTCAGACAAGGAGCGCGAACAAATCGCCTTATCGAAAGCGGACATTCGCATGCAGCAAGGCCAGGCAGATCAAGCACTCGACCTGCTTAAGCAGATCGTCGAGCGCAATCCGATCAACGGCGAAGCCCTGCTACTGATCGCGGAGATCGCACACACACGCGAAGATTACATCGAGGCAGAGTTTCAGCTACAACGCGCACGCGCCCTACCTGACACACAAGTCGACGCACTCATCCAGCTCGGCCGCCTCGAAGTCGACCGCAACGATTTCAAGGCCGCACTGGACTATCTCTACAGTGCTCAGTCCCTGAAGCCCAGCGTTCGGATCAGCCGTTACATTGATGCGATTAAGGCCGCGATGTAA
- a CDS encoding AraC family transcriptional regulator has product MKLTSTGIAFLDTQDADSLACPFHPSESLSYNQHGIQCNAERIPIKVGMDYIRLELTVDSLNTPQFKFENRPLLIGFVSKGWAKIQLHNQDIIKLEPGQCFLYSSEQLQIDRTSPSDVCIELIRCNRQFIQALLDFDMLPNQHAKQQLNAIHKDGNQLHNAAMQTEALQCSSQLTQSGHAQLRNRLGLEANALAWISAVFDQQGVASSTQTPGISLADREAIQKITALIDNDPCYEYSFEELCTFGGVNEHKLKTTFKLIHNKTVFNYLREKRMILAAELLQKDRDSVIEIANHVGYTNASHFARAFKNQHGLLPKAYQCLHRKTLGGA; this is encoded by the coding sequence TTGAAACTCACCTCAACAGGTATCGCATTCTTAGATACACAAGACGCCGACAGCCTTGCCTGTCCGTTCCATCCTTCGGAATCTCTGAGCTACAATCAGCATGGAATACAGTGCAACGCTGAGCGTATCCCGATCAAAGTGGGCATGGATTACATCCGCCTAGAACTGACAGTCGACAGTCTAAACACCCCGCAGTTCAAATTTGAAAACCGCCCCCTACTCATCGGCTTCGTATCAAAGGGGTGGGCGAAAATACAGCTCCACAACCAAGATATCATCAAGCTAGAGCCTGGTCAGTGCTTCCTCTACTCAAGCGAGCAACTGCAAATAGATCGCACCTCTCCAAGTGATGTTTGTATCGAACTCATCCGCTGTAACCGTCAGTTCATACAAGCACTGCTCGATTTTGACATGCTGCCCAACCAGCACGCCAAACAGCAACTCAACGCGATCCACAAAGATGGAAACCAACTCCACAACGCCGCGATGCAAACCGAAGCCCTGCAGTGCAGCAGCCAGTTAACCCAAAGCGGGCACGCGCAATTACGCAACCGACTCGGCCTAGAAGCCAACGCCCTCGCATGGATCTCAGCTGTCTTTGACCAACAAGGTGTTGCCAGTTCAACGCAAACACCTGGGATCAGCTTGGCAGACCGTGAAGCCATTCAGAAAATTACCGCACTCATCGACAACGATCCCTGCTACGAATATTCCTTTGAAGAGCTGTGCACATTCGGCGGCGTCAATGAGCATAAGCTCAAAACCACCTTCAAATTGATTCACAACAAAACAGTATTTAATTATCTACGAGAGAAACGAATGATCCTCGCTGCTGAATTGTTACAAAAAGACCGTGATAGTGTGATCGAAATCGCCAACCACGTAGGCTACACCAACGCCAGTCACTTTGCCCGCGCTTTCAAAAACCAGCACGGGTTACTGCCCAAAGCCTACCAATGCTTGCACAGAAAAACATTGGGGGGCGCGTAA